A genomic stretch from Maniola jurtina chromosome 26, ilManJurt1.1, whole genome shotgun sequence includes:
- the LOC123878387 gene encoding endocuticle structural glycoprotein ABD-4-like, translating to MKYAVGVLVLLSVARLSWSQGDVEAIIRNDFDGPHDDGSYKWAIQTEGGIYHEQRGSLQARAGADPSLLVEGQYQYTAPDGQIINLLYTADEYGFHPTGDHLPTPPPIPPQIQRALDYIARRAPHNDNLL from the exons CTGCTATCCGTCGCACGGCTGTCGTGGAGTCAGGGTGACGTGGAAGCCATCATCAGGAACGACTTCGACGGCCCACACGATGACGGCTCTTACAAGTGGGCTATACAGACAG AAGGTGGCATCTACCACGAGCAACGTGGCTCGCTGCAGGCCAGAGCTGGTGCAGATCCTAGCTTGCTGGTGGAGGGGCAATACCAGTACACCGCTCCTGATGGACAG ATAATCAACCTCCTCTACACAGCAGACGAGTACGGCTTTCACCCAACCGGTGACCACTTACCAACTCCGCCGCCCATCCCGCCTCAGATACAACGTGCGCTCGACTACATCGCTCGAAGGGCTCCACATAACGATAATTTACTATAA